The DNA sequence CCTCAGGTGTCAACTTATTTGTCCAACTAGCACTCCGTTTAGGACTAAACCAAAGTGATGATGTGACTGTATCATAACCAACATAAGTACAGGAtatgtccactgttgaccccttcaagacacagattctcctcttggtgtaagtcACTCTGCTGCAGTCCTGACCCTGAACACCTGAAACACAGTGACATAACAAGAGGTCAACTGGATTGTATTCTCAGTTATTTCTAGAAATGCTAACAGTTCTAATATTACATAGTGAAACCAACACAGTTAAATAGTTACAGTTGTACAATTATGTATTAGGGACAGATTGAAATTTACTGGGGGAGAGTTGTCAAACAATTTATTTTGCTTTGAGgtgggttgtgtgttttttttggtgTGCACAGGAGAGGGTAGTGCAAtttttccctggtttacattGACTCTTCTATTCGTATTTTCCCTGTAAGCAATGGCTTGAATTACTTTTGATATTATCCTAATAAAGTTTATAACCATTTGTGAAGGTCTGGTGTTTTGTGGCTGTTATTAAGTTTCAGCTACTGAATGCAGTGCACCCCGGCGCTCCTACTGACTCCGACAAATGAACTTGAGGTGAGTAAGACTGTTTCTGGCCTACCAGATttactcctataatctaacaataaAATGCTTATCTTTTTACAATTTGTTATAGGCTGTTTCTAAGGATATGTGAATGTTGCTCATTAGGCCAACATCCATAAAATGTCCGGTAAATTGAAATCTTCCTTGTCATGTTGTCTGgcacccagcagactcggaccagctccacaacactgtctctatgcatggagccaccattggaagacatgagGAGCTACTCCAGAACCTTATGGAAGGACTCCATACACTGGCGGGAAGCCATGACCAGGGTTGCAAAACATTACTGAGCAACTCCGTGGACTATCTATCAAGCAGCATGCCACAACGGAGACCTCCCGGACGCACAGTAATCCCCCTCCAAGTGGTGATTTTGTACAGCCTACCCCGGCTTCCCGAGAATCCGCTTACTTCCTCCGGAGCGCTATGCTGGGGATCCTGGAACCTGCCGGGCGTTTCTTTCCCAGTGCTCTCTCATCTTTGAGCTGCAGCCGTCTTCGTTCCCTTCGGATTGTTTGAAAATAGCGTATCTGATAACGCTAATGTCTGGAAGGGTGCTCACCTGACTAACGGCggtttgggagcaacaatccgtaATTTGCCTTCGTCTGGAGGATTTCATTGCAGAGGTGAGGAAGGTGTTTGATTCTCCAGTTTCCGGGAGAGAGGCGGCCGAAAGCTACTTCGATTACGTCAAGACCcccgcagtgtggcagactacacaGTAGACTTTCGCACATTGGCCACCGAGAGTGCCTGAAACCCAGAGTCTCTGTTCAATACCTTTCTTCATGTCTTATCGGAGGAGGTTAAAGACGAGCTCTCAGCTCGGGAGTTACCCCTAGACCTCGACTCCCTCATAGCTTTAACCATAAGGATCAATGGGTGCCTACGGGAATGCAGGAGGGAGAGGTAGTCTGTTCTCGGCTCCACTCGTTCATCCACGGCTGCTCATTCATCCACGGCTGCCCGACgcctacattacatttacatttaactcatttagcagacgctcttatccagagcgacttacaaattggtgcattcaccttatgatatccagtggaacaaccactttacaatagtacatctatatctttttgtttgggggggggggggggtaggggggggggttagaaggattactttatcctatcctatcccaggtattccttaaagaggtggggtttcaggtgtctccggaaggtggtgattgactccgctgtcctggcatcgtgagggagcttgttccaccataggggtgccagagcagcgaacagttttgactgggctgagcgggaactgtgcttcctcacagttaggggggccagcaggccagaggtggatgaatgcgatgcccttgtttgggtgtagggcctgatcagagcctgaaggtacggaggtgccgatcccctcacagctccgtaggcaagcaccatggtcttgtagcggatgcgagcttcaactggaagccagtggagagagcggaggagcggggtgacgtgagagaacttgggaaggttgaacaccagacgggctgcggcgttctggatgagttgtaggggttagatggtacaggcagggagcccagccaacagcgagttgcagtaatccagacgggagatgacaagtgcctggattaggatatacgccgcttcctgtgtgaggcagggtcgtactctgcgaatgttgtagagttTATGCAGGCTTAACTCCAACAGTTGCCTGCATTGTGGTGCTACAGGGCATTACAAATCCAACTGTCAAGTAAAGACCAGACTCATTGGTTAGGTACGAGTACAATGGTGGGCCATGCTGTGAGGGTTTCGGCTCCTTTTAGTCGTATCCCTTTCCATGTTATCCTGCTGTGGGTTGACCGGTCTAAATCTCTCctggtgctcattgactctggggctgacaaaaaggcttctcaagagtttttacccccaagccataagactccagaacaggtaaccaaatgtttacccggactatttgcattgtgtcccaccacccgccaacccctctttttacgctactgctaatCTCTGTTCatcatttatgcatagtcactttaaccatacctacatgtacatactacctcaataagcctgactaaccggtgtctgtatatagccttgctactcttattttcaaatgtatttttactgttgttttatttctttacttacctacacaaacacacacacacacacacacacacacacacacacacacacacacacacacacacacacacacacacacacacacacacacacatacacacacacacacgcacacacctttttttcacactattggttagagtctgtaagtaagcatttcactgtaaggtctacacctgttgtattctttgatttgatttgatgagcgCTTCATGGACGCTACTCTGGTATATGAGCTGGTTATCTCCACACAACTCCTCTCCGTTCCCTACTTAGCCAGTGCAATGGACGGACGCTCCATTGGCAGGGTCACTCACTGTACGGTTCCTATTAATAACCTGTGTGTGTTGGGCAATCACAGTGAGTCCGTAAGGTTTCTTCTTATTGAATCTCCCCATGttcctgttgttttgggatttttATGGCTCCAGAGGCACAACTGGACCACTGCTTCTATCCTAGTCTGGAGCACGTTCTGACACTCACATTGCCTTAAGGCGGAACAGCTTGCCCCGGGAGGTCCTCCTGTGGGCTCTGGTAAAGACTCAGATTTCTCCGCCATTCCAGTGGGTACCAGgacctcctggaggttttcagGAAGGCTCGtgccccttcccttcctcctacGATTGCGGTATTGACCTTCTCCCGAGCACCACACCACCTCATAGGGGGCTATATTCCCTGTCTGGCCctgagaccaaggccatggaggagtacattgAGGACTCTCTGGCTGCTGTGAGAatccgtccttctgcctcccctgCTGGCGCAGGGTTCATCTTTGTGtaaaagaaggacaagaccctgcgtccaTGTATTGACTACCATGGACTCAATGACATCACAGTTAAGAATCATTACCCTCTACCACTCCTGTCCTCGGCTTTTGAACatcgtcccacgtagcccatagaagttaatcagcttcttcatttgccacacatgtcaggtggatggagaacagacacctggacagctgatgaaacggaggagtatttctgtctaaaataaagcccttttgttagGAAAACCTCAGTCTGATTGGCTGgatctggctccccagtgggtgggcctatgccctccaaagcCCACTCATGGCTGCGATCCTGCCcagactttagagtgttttctatccaaatgtactaataatatgcatatcctagcttctgagtttgagtaggaggcagtttaatacgggcacgtatttcatccgaaagtgacaatactgccccctatccataaaaaGGTtaattaaacagcacgatcattataCAGCTGCACCTTGTTCTaaggacaattaaaggccactctaaaatgtgcatttttgtaacacaacacaatgccacagatgtctcaagttttgaaggagcgtgcaattggaatgctgattgcaggaacgtccaccagagctgtagccagaaaatgtaatttaaatttCTCTGCCAATGTcgtttaagagaatttggcagtacgtccaaccggcctcggAACTACAGAAcacttgtaaccacgccagcccaggacctccacatccggcttagTCACATGCGGCATCATCTGAGAACagacacctggacagctgatgaaagggaggagtatttctgtctaaaataaagcccttttgttagGAAAACCTCAGTCTGATTGGCTGGatctggctccccagtggttgGGGCTATGCCCTCCaaagcccacccatggctgcgatcctgcccagtcatgtgaaattcatagattagggcctaatgaatttatttcaattgactgatttccttatttgaaccctaactcagtaaaatggatgaaattgttgcacattgtatttatatttttgttcagtataattgtatatgtatttatgtaaaacatagggaccacaatggaaatacatcCCTGACTTACTTGTGCAATCCTGTTCACTTAAAAAAATATTGTGTATATgcgtattttttttaactgacaaATGAAATCAATCAGTAAATCAATCCAAACCTTGCAGcagccatttgatgaatggaaagagacatttgttacaaaacaccaaaaagtttaatgacattcagagattgtcaagccaagccttcaATAATGGGTAAGActacaaggtagggagggatgtattCTCTGTTTGTCCAGATTTACATtgtctatttattgtggtgttgaaaacgcaaaccatgaCATTGATGTGCCCGAAGTTGGaatgctttgtttattggttgtgcgatgcattggcacagaaacctgttggtggaaaatttgTTGCATATATTTTGTATATGATCGTAGTGTAATGGAACAGGCAGGCAGGGCGAGCTTGTTTGTGATGGTCGCGAACACTCAAACTTCTGACCCGTAGCCCTGCGTGGCATCGTCcatgccacaaaagcatgctgaagtgaCTAGGTCGGTATTCACGTGTATTAATGCAGGGCCGCTACAGTTCTTTTTATTTGTGGCAGTAAACATCATTTTGAGTTAATTCTATGAGGGGGAGGGTGttcaatttattttacagtacaaggggatggtcatgtgaaaatattttaaACTTTGGAGACCAGTCCTGTCCCGTCCCGTGCCCAAGTACATTTCGATCTGTCCCTTAATAAATAAACACTCACAAACTGCAGGAGAGTGGATATCCTCATGgccttttacagcacaggagtaGCTGTCTTCATAGTTACTGGAGGCTGAGTATTTGTACTGGGGGGAGGTGCTCTCATCTAGATgttgtccgttcttgtaccagatgtaggtggggttgtcagtcagagtacaggtggtgatacaggtcAGTGTCTTATCCTGATGTCCACCAGTCACCTTCACCTGAAAACCTGAATGAAAGGAGAGCAAAAAAAGAGTACATGGTTCAGAATTGGTGTTAATTATTAACGTTGTGAGTCTTCAAAACGTTATAATGTGCTATGCAGTGTTACCTGTGACAGTCAGAGTTGTTCCAGGGAAGCTGTACCCCCATCTTGCCTCATTAGTTGTAAATCTGAACTTGTACTCAGTTGAGtcactctctctcaggtctgtgattctcaggatGGAGTCCTTGTCTGTTTGTCGATGGTATTCCACACGACTTGTATACTCTGAGTCCTGGCTCAGGTCTTTAGTTACACCAGACTCCCATTTGTTGAACCAGGATACTTCTGTGACGTTATGCCAACTGGGATGTGTGTAAAAGCATGATATGTCCACTGTTGACCCTTTCAAAGCACAGATACTCTGATGGGTGTAAGTCACATTCATACAACTCTCACCCCGAACACCTGAAACAAAATGTAACTGATCAATTCCTGAAACGATAATTAGACTAAGTGTTTTAGATGTATTGGACAGTTTCATTTttgaataatatatattttttgacataCATACATCTATAAAACTGTTTATCATTCCAATGTATATTGTTAAGAATATTGATAGAGAAAGTAATACCATTCTTATTGGTTCTAAATGATACCACTTAAAATACTAGTTTCATTCAtactcacacactgcaggagagtggTGATCCTCATGGCCTtctacagcacaggagtaactgTCTGAATAATAACTATTGACAGAGTACTGCTGGGAAGTGGGCTCATCTAGACgttgtccgttcttgtaccagatgtaggtggggttggagttgtcagtcagagtacaggtggtgctacaggtcagtgtcttctgtccctctgcagcaggagTCACCTTCACCTGCAGACCTGAAACAATATGTATAAAACCACATACACCTCTGTGTTAACAGGATGGTTCATGTATTTTCTCCTGTAATTCAATATGATATACAGTTGTATCATACAGTGTAGtattacctgtgacagacagagttgtTCCTGGGAAACTATGACCCCATTCAAAGTTGTATGTTTTAAAAGTGAAGCGATACTCAGCTGAGTCCTCCTCTCTCAgatctgtgattctcagggtgaAGGGACCTCTGTATTTTCCAGTGTACTTCACACGACCTGCATACCCTTGGTCTCTGGTTAGGTCTTCAGGGGTCGACTTATCACTTCTAAACCAGAATGTTGATGTGGTGGAATAATAACCAACAGTACAGGAtatgtccactgttgaccccttcaagacacagattctcctcttggtgtaagtcACTCTGTTGCAGCTCTGACCCTGAACACCTGAAACACAGTGACATAACAAGAGATCAACTGGATTATATTCTCAGTTATTTCTGGAAATGCTAAAAGTTCtcaaatgacaaagtgaaaccaacacagtataatgtattacattcacactcacacactgcaggagagtggagctcctcatggccttttacagcacaggagtaactgTCTTCATAGTTACTGGAGACTGGGTCTTTGTACTGGGGGGAGGTGCTCTCATCTAGATgttgtccgttcttgtaccagatgtaggtggggttgtcagtcagagtacaggtggtgataCAGGTTAGTGTCTTATCCTGATGTCCACCAGTCACCTTCACCTGAAGACCTGGAGAAAAAACAATATCACTGTAAATCCCTTTATCACTGACTTATCACTCTAATACAAAGATGGAAGAAATCCTATGTTATACAGACTATCATACATACACACCACACCAATTGTCCAGAACTAATTGTAATTGAACATAATAGCAGGtttttactgtacctgtgacagacagagtgactccaggactTCCAGTATATGTCCCTCCTTCCTGATCTGTTAATAATCTGAACCTGTACGTagatgagtctctctctctcagatctgtgattctcagggtacAGTCTTTCTCCTTATCCCCATGATACTCCACATGACCTGCATATTCTGGGTCCCGACCTATATCTTCAGTCTCCCATTTAGTGAACCAGAAGGTTGATGTGACTTTATGACCTCTGGGATATCTGAAAGAGCAGGACAGatccactgttgaccccttcaaggcaCAGATACTCTGAGTGGTGTAAGTCACACTCCAGCCATACTGCCCCAGTACAACTGAAACacagtcacacaacacaacatttATTAAATGGAAATTAAGCAAAAATGGCTCTCACTAACAGTAAAGTTGGTCCACATTTTGTTGCCATAGTTGCTGAGTTGAGTGTGAATGGAAACCACAGATAAGCATCTCTCAATGAGGAGTGAAAGACAACTATATAAAGTGAAGTAGATACACCAAACAGAACAGCAGAATAACATTATGACTCTTAACCTTTTAGACATGTTTGTAAATTGAAACACAGGGCAACTAAAACAGTTGTGAAAGGGGCCATACCTGCCACAGACCAGAAAAAGACCACCAACATACTTCCTGCTTGTCTCAAAGccattgttgcatctcccaccctgcagtcttagaaacataaacaacaactcaCTCTATTGCTGGTGAATAACtacataatcatcatcatcattatcaacaacaacaatcacTTATTGAACAGATGTGTAGAACTGTAAACACATATTTCTACATTGATTGTTCTGAAGCTGTTTTAttctcagaaccccaaatataggaAGATAAATGTTCAATCCTCTACGGTCAGTCAAGCTGTACAGCAGCCTAAAGACTGACCACCAGGTTCAATGATATCTCCTATCCCCAAGCTGTGAGGATAAACAgcaagtgacacacacacacacacacacacacacacacacacacacacacacacacacacacacacacacacacacacacacacacacacacacacacacacacacacacagagtgcatCTGAGGTGAAGAACCATAAGGCCCATGGAGTCTGTATAAAATTCTAGAGACCTGGTTGTTATGGATGTAGAAAAGTTAAAACACACATCCTACACAGTATAGATGTCAACACTACTCCCTATCAGTCTGGTCCTGAAGGGCCCTCAGATAAATCCACTGTgtcattcacacacacccacaccgggggagacactttatgaatactggccctgatgtaacaaccaaaacacagctcAAAACATAACAAGAAGTAAATGATACATTACCCTCAAGTATATGacttatgactaaaaacaaataACCCAAAACTATACTTCAAGATATTATCAagagtacttacagagtgaagtgAAGGGGAGAGGTCTTGAACAGTGAGTCAACTGACTGGTAGTGAGTGAAAACAAGAAGTAAGTGTTGAAACATTATAAAAGCAGTCAGAACACAAGTAGCTAATGCAGAACTGTCCTTCATGTTTAATTAACACAGTAACATGCACGACGACCAGACCAGCACGTCAGAAAAGGGCTGTTACTGTATTTTaacagaaattgtgaaaaagaCGAGTCTGGCCctacaattattttatttaaaatatgTGTTCATTTCCAATGTGATCTTTATACAACATACAGATCCATGTAAACAATGTGTTGACTGTACTATTGTCAGAGCTATCCTTTATGGCAGGAAAGGGCTAGAGTCAAGTGCAGGACACAAAGGTCCGTTTGAACAGATGTTTAATATTCACTGATAAATAAAGTCGCCACAAGGCAGGGTGCGCAGAACACAAGACAGGAGGACAGCTCCAAAATAAAAACatacggggcgcagcccggcaaccctaatgcctaatccAAAAATTACGCGGCGTAGCTGAAGCAGCGCAAAATGCCGACTACCACACAGAACATCACATGTAGTAATCCCGCACAAATTCCCAAACAAaaaagacaaactaaatacccccccactaatgactaacaaggaacaggtgcggacctagacagacaaaaccaaaagacacagaaatgtagatcggtggcagctagtaggccggcgacgacgaccgccgagcaccgcccgaccggggaggggcgccaccttctgtggacgctgTGACAACTATTTATAACGTTAACAATGTATTGTGTTGCCTTGCCATTCTGAGTTCTGTATATACAGGTCAAAGTTCCATGATGTCATCCAATTAGAACCCATTTAATTTATACACCCATGACCGTCACTCCTCATCAGCAGCATCAAAGTGGTACTGAAGGTtccagtgttctagactagatctctccctactggcatctcaacattactgcaGCCTCCAGTCCTCATGATGTCCTCATTCATTTGGGAAGTAATGGGAATACAATGAATGTTGTTCCCGTCATTCCAGCCAATATAATGAGTCCATCCTCCTATATATCCACTCACCAGTCTCCTCTGGTGTACAGTACTGGTAGTAGCTTTATCTAGCAGAGACATCAATGAACATCACCACAGCCTGCTGTATTGACTGTGAAGTCTATTGTAGTCTGCTGTACATAAATAATACCACTTAGAAGACTCAACTACCCAAAGCAATATACAGTCGTGTGCatatattttacatatgggtggtcccaggaaccAAACCCATTATGATGCAGGTGCCATGTTCTACCAtctgagttacagaggaccataTTCTGTATAGTCTAATGTGCATCTATAGATTTCTAATATGATTCAGGAGGCCtgtgagaggacagacaggaaagTAGAACAGGGAAGTGAAACTGAGTGTGTGCATCTAAACCAACAAAatcacaacccaccatcactgcatctcatgttaatactactcctaaacacaacccaccatcactgtgtctcatgttaatactactcctaaacacaacccaccatcactgtgtctcatgttaatactactcctaaacacaagccaccatcactgtgtctcgtgttaatactactcctaaatacaacccaccatcactgtgtctcatgttaatactactcctaaacacaacccaccatcactgtgtctcatgttaatactactcctaaacacaacccaccatcactgtgtctcatgttaatactactcctaaacacaacccaccatcactgtctcatgttaatactactcctaaacacaacccaccgtcactgtgtcttatgttaatactactcctaaacacaacccaccatcactgtgtctcatgttaatactactcctaaacacaacaatCTACTATAATCTACCACTGTCTGAGCTTTTTAAGATATTGTCAAGCTTACTTAcagagtgaaggggagagaggtCTTGTAATGAACTATCTGTCAGTCTGAGGAAACAGACACTGACTGTGAGGTATGAGGTCTGTGGTTGACATAACTTTGAAGTCGTGAAAGACCATAGAGTTGGATAAAAGGCACACTAGCTACAAAGGCTGTTTAAGCATGGGCATAACGTTGTATGCATCCTTCCAGTTTGTTTATCGACTGTCATTAAAATCATGGAGGTTGAAGAAGAAgaaatgtactactttaaaatAGAGAGAGCCCTCAGTTGCGCTGCCGATATTGTAACAGAAGCCATCATGAAAAGAAGCAAATCTGTGccctctatccaactctatgTCTGTGACCAAGATGCTGATTCAGAGATGGCTTCCTTCCTCATTCAAACAGGCTGTGTTCAAGAGCATCAAAACTGTGACGTGTGACGGGTaaattctgactgactgactgatctacaaatcaccttgcatgaTAAATAACTACTTCagattatttgtagatcagtcagtcttgACTCGCCTTCAAAGTCGGCTGCAATGTCAAACGCGGCCACATTTACATGCTTGACAGCCAATGATGTCAAACAATATGATAATAACTGTGGAATACGTTTAAAATCTTTCTTTTTTTATGACAGGCT is a window from the Salmo trutta chromosome 38, fSalTru1.1, whole genome shotgun sequence genome containing:
- the LOC115178713 gene encoding titin isoform X6, whose protein sequence is MALRQAGSMLVVFFWSVAVVLGQYGWSVTYTTQSICALKGSTVDLSCSFRYPRGHKVTSTFWFTKWETEDIGRDPEYAGHVEYHGDKEKDCTLRITDLRERDSSTYRFRLLTDQEGGTYTGSPGVTLSVTGLQVKVTGGHQDKTLTCITTCTLTDNPTYIWYKNGQHLDESTSPQYKDPVSSNYEDSYSCAVKGHEELHSPAVCVQGQSCNRVTYTKRRICVLKGSTVDISCTVGYYSTTSTFWFRSDKSTPEDLTRDQGYAGRVKYTGKYRGPFTLRITDLREEDSAEYRFTFKTYNFEWGHSFPGTTLSVTGLQVKVTPAAEGQKTLTCSTTCTLTDNSNPTYIWYKNGQRLDEPTSQQYSVNSYYSDSYSCAVEGHEDHHSPAVCVRGESCMNVTYTHQSICALKGSTVDISCFYTHPSWHNVTEVSWFNKWESGVTKDLSQDSEYTSRVEYHRQTDKDSILRITDLRESDSTEYKFRFTTNEARWGYSFPGTTLTVTGFQVKVTGGHQDKTLTCITTCTLTDNPTYIWYKNGQHLDESTSPQYKYSASSNYEDSYSCAVKGHEDIHSPAVCVQGQDCSRVTYTKRRICVLKGSTVDISCTYVGYDTVTSSLWFSPKRSASWTNKLTPEDLTRDPGYAGRVEYAGRESGTYKGPFTLRISDLREEDSAEYRFTFKTYNFEWGHSFPGTTLSVTGLQVKVTPAAEGQKTLTCSTNCTLTDNPTYIWYKNGKRLDEPTSQHYSSNTLVVLRHSADSYSCAVEDHETLHSPAVYAPKNTSVSVRPSGEIVEGSSVTLTCSSDANPPVDIYTWYKKNGASLKGSENTFLITNISSEDSGEYYCEAESIYGSLNSSSVSVDIKYGPKNTSVSVSPSGEIVEGSSVTLTCSSDANPPVDKYTWYKKNLTSPKASGQSYSITNIGSEDSGEYYCEAENTIASKNSTTLMIIVAVKQTSVMTAAVGIIVVVLVLILCLSGLMWFRKKASNTTSDTKGTADGGQGDSCPVYDNISGLAMTPTAAQTAATDDQDDVHYTSVHFSRSKNQEVPQPQKEDEDVQYAALKFNLPVLPPDEHILH
- the LOC115178713 gene encoding titin isoform X4, whose protein sequence is MALRQAGSMLVVFFWSVAVVLGQYGWSVTYTTQSICALKGSTVDLSCSFRYPRGHKVTSTFWFTKWETEDIGRDPEYAGHVEYHGDKEKDCTLRITDLRERDSSTYRFRLLTDQEGGTYTGSPGVTLSVTGLQVKVTGGHQDKTLTCITTCTLTDNPTYIWYKNGQHLDESTSPQYKDPVSSNYEDSYSCAVKGHEELHSPAVCVQGQSCNRVTYTKRRICVLKGSTVDISCTVGYYSTTSTFWFRSDKSTPEDLTRDQGYAGRVKYTGKYRGPFTLRITDLREEDSAEYRFTFKTYNFEWGHSFPGTTLSVTGLQVKVTPAAEGQKTLTCSTTCTLTDNSNPTYIWYKNGQRLDEPTSQQYSVNSYYSDSYSCAVEGHEDHHSPAVCVRGESCMNVTYTHQSICALKGSTVDISCFYTHPSWHNVTEVSWFNKWESGVTKDLSQDSEYTSRVEYHRQTDKDSILRITDLRESDSTEYKFRFTTNEARWGYSFPGTTLTVTGFQVKVTGGHQDKTLTCITTCTLTDNPTYIWYKNGQHLDESTSPQYKYSASSNYEDSYSCAVKGHEDIHSPAVCVQGQDCSRVTYTKRRICVLKGSTVDISCTYVGYDTVTSSLWFSPKRSASWTNKLTPEDLTRDPGYAGRVEYAGRESGTYKGPFTLRISDLREEDSAEYRFTFKTYNFEWGHSFPGTTLSVTGLQVKVTPAAEGQKTLTCSTNCTLTDNPTYIWYKNGKRLDEPTSQHYSSNTLVVLRHSADSYSCAVEDHETLHSPAVYAPKNTSVSVRPSGEIVEGSSVTLTCSSDANPPVDIYTWYKKNGASLKGSENTFLITNISSEDSGEYYCEAESIYGSLNSSSVSVDIKYGPKNTSVSVSPSGEIVEGSSVTLTCSSDANPPVDKYTWYKKNLTSPKASGQSYSITNIGSEDSGEYYCEAENTIASKNSTTLMIIVAVKQTSVMTAAVGIIVVVLVLILCLSGLMWFRKKASNTTSDTKGTADGGQGDSCPVYDNISGLAMTPTAAQTAATDDQDDVHYTSVHFSRSKNQEVPQPQKEDEDVQYAALKFNLPVLPPAQAAEEDSSVLYSTVNKP
- the LOC115178713 gene encoding titin isoform X3, with product MALRQAGSMLVVFFWSVAVVLGQYGWSVTYTTQSICALKGSTVDLSCSFRYPRGHKVTSTFWFTKWETEDIGRDPEYAGHVEYHGDKEKDCTLRITDLRERDSSTYRFRLLTDQEGGTYTGSPGVTLSVTGLQVKVTGGHQDKTLTCITTCTLTDNPTYIWYKNGQHLDESTSPQYKDPVSSNYEDSYSCAVKGHEELHSPAVCVQGQSCNRVTYTKRRICVLKGSTVDISCTVGYYSTTSTFWFRSDKSTPEDLTRDQGYAGRVKYTGKYRGPFTLRITDLREEDSAEYRFTFKTYNFEWGHSFPGTTLSVTGLQVKVTPAAEGQKTLTCSTTCTLTDNSNPTYIWYKNGQRLDEPTSQQYSVNSYYSDSYSCAVEGHEDHHSPAVCVRGESCMNVTYTHQSICALKGSTVDISCFYTHPSWHNVTEVSWFNKWESGVTKDLSQDSEYTSRVEYHRQTDKDSILRITDLRESDSTEYKFRFTTNEARWGYSFPGTTLTVTGFQVKVTGGHQDKTLTCITTCTLTDNPTYIWYKNGQHLDESTSPQYKYSASSNYEDSYSCAVKGHEDIHSPAVCVQGQDCSRVTYTKRRICVLKGSTVDISCTYVGYDTVTSSLWFSPKRSASWTNKLTPEDLTRDPGYAGRVEYAGRESGTYKGPFTLRISDLREEDSAEYRFTFKTYNFEWGHSFPGTTLSVTGLQVKVTPAAEGQKTLTCSTNCTLTDNPTYIWYKNGKRLDEPTSQHYSSNTLVVLRHSADSYSCAVEDHETLHSPAVYAPKNTSVSVRPSGEIVEGSSVTLTCSSDANPPVDIYTWYKKNGASLKGSENTFLITNISSEDSGEYYCEAESIYGSLNSSSVSVDIKYGPKNTSVSVSPSGEIVEGSSVTLTCSSDANPPVDKYTWYKKNLTSPKASGQSYSITNIGSEDSGEYYCEAENTIASKNSTTLMIIVAVKQTSVMTAAVGIIVVVLVLILCLSGLMWFRKKASNTTSDTKGTADGGQGDSCPVYDNISGLAMTPTAAQTAATDDQDDVHYTSVHFSRSKNQEVPQPQKEDEDVQYAALKFNLPVLPPAAQAAEEDSSVLYSTVNKP